One genomic window of Bactrocera dorsalis isolate Fly_Bdor chromosome 4, ASM2337382v1, whole genome shotgun sequence includes the following:
- the LOC109579520 gene encoding neurofilament heavy polypeptide, with product MEYAINSGVQQKPSGETSESSKKWNTPTGLPQTTQTAQHANKSPNKPNQGWKATKGKNVRQNETRRKELPHFVRTEMEILKHLRRVNRDLRILLQPKYNCVSTPRVNKGHQPVRQCREPPVSKAGQSKVGAGVRKSQNVLAKASNVKPKRATQQRKPSAGTNKVAPLPTNQSCTRKPQSGVQALPQKFSTVTRRSTLQRLMLYFKPKRKPDASRRAQKPAIKDNNKSDANEAIKCKTDTLCCKLKRGLQGTRIAKEKVEARHPTKLAEQPVKDVEALKHKLSEEKVLKQRVMGRARILKQKVANGKSLKQNVKDEESPKQQVKAIEPPKPIAKEEEPASPSMKNERTIGEKVLAFRLNCLGAKSLHKGDESKSALIINKKQLFSRTPEVLASNAECALQDQKAVREIESTISHGRFGNCLPFLKARKKAPVRVTTLEEKASSESELKKVYKKRKFRYSTANIDHLPSSSHTNMKYVEAINAIRRHNRNIYKDPHETPSTSSLEEYFHVLSERMAREQKEADERKPRRRGRRGAGNYNLPRRRVRPPIK from the coding sequence ATGGAATATGCTATAAATTCGGGAGTGCAACAGAAACCGAGCGGTGAAACATCAGAGAGCTCAAAAAAGTGGAACACCCCAACCGGTCTGCCTCAAACCACACAGACTGCGCAACATGCAAATAAATCGCCAAACAAGCCAAATCAGGGTTGGAAGGCAACAAAAGGAAAGAATGTGCGCCAAAATGAAACAAGACGGAAAGAACTACCACATTTCGTACGCACAGAGATGGAGATCTTGAAGCACTTAAGAAGAGTTAACCGCGATTTAAGAATACTATTACAACCGAAATATAACTGTGTCTCCACACCACGAGTTAACAAAGGCCATCAACCCGTGAGACAATGTAGAGAGCCACCTGTAAGCAAGGCTGGGCAGAGCAAAGTCGGCGCTGGCGTAAGGAAAAGTCAAAACGTATTAGCAAAAGCAAGCAATGTGAAGCCAAAGAGAGCGACGCAGCAGCGTAAACCATCGGCAGGTACCAACAAGGTCGCGCCGCTGCCAACGAACCAGAGTTGTACGCGCAAACCACAGAGTGGCGTCCAAGCGCTACCGCAAAAATTCAGCACGGTAACCCGGCGCAGCACACTACAACGCCTGATGCTTTATTTTAAGCCGAAACGGAAACCCGATGCTTCTCGGCGTGCGCAAAAGCCAGCGATAAAGGATAATAATAAGAGCGATGCGAACGAAGCTATTAAATGTAAGACGGACACGCTATGCTGCAAACTCAAGCGTGGTCTACAAGGAACGCGAATTGCCAAAGAAAAAGTGGAAGCACGACACCCTACTAAACTTGCGGAGCAGCCGGTGAAGGATGTCGAAGCTTTGAAGCATAAGCTCAGTGAGGAGAAGGTGTTAAAGCAGAGAGTGATGGGAAGAGCaagaatattaaaacaaaaggtGGCAAATGGAAAATCATTAAAACAGAACGTAAAAGATGAAGAGTCACCAAAACAACAAGTGAAAGCTATAGAGCCACCAAAACCCATAGCGAAAGAGGAGGAGCCTGCAAGCCCGAGCATGAAAAACGAACGAACAATTGGAGAAAAGGTGTTGGCCTTCAGATTGAATTGCTTAGGAGCAAAGTCATTGCACAAAGGAGATGAGAGTAAAAGCGCGCTGATcattaacaaaaaacaacttttttcaagAACCCCTGAAGTGCTCGCGTCTAATGCAGAGTGTGCGCTGCAAGACCAGAAAGCAGTGCGCGAAATAGAAAGCACGATATCGCACGGGAGGTTCGGAAATTGTTTGCCGTTTTTGAAAGCTCGTAAAAAGGCGCCAGTGCGTGTGACGACATTGGAAGAAAAGGCGTCAAGTGAATCTGAGTTGAAAAAGGTGTACAAGAAGCGGAAATTTAGATATAGCACAGCAAACATTGACCACTTACCGAGCAGTAGTCATACAAACATGAAATACGTGGAAGCAATCAATGCTATAAGGCGACACAATCGGAACATTTATAAAGATCCGCATGAAACGCCAAGCACATCGTCGTTAGAGGAGTATTTTCACGTGCTCTCAGAACGCATGGCGCGCGAGCAAAAGGAAGCAGATGAGCGTAAACCAAGGCGCAGAGGTCGACGCGGCGCGGGTAATTATAATTTGCCGCGCAGAAGAGTGCGACCaccaataaaatga